The Geoglobus acetivorans genome window below encodes:
- a CDS encoding valine--tRNA ligase produces MEMEKEYNAHKVEEKWVEQWKDEMYYFDWNSKKPHFIIDTPPPYPTGTFHIGNTLNWCYIDFIARYRRMKGYEVMFPQGWDCHGLPTEVKVEEKYGIKKNDVPREKFRELCVEFTEGNIEKMRKTMRRVGFSIDWSKEYITMYPEYYRKTQVSFVRMYSRGLIYRGEHPVIHCPRCETTIALAEIEYKSGKTKLNYIKFDEDVIIATTRPELIPACVAVAVHPEDERYRDVVGKTVRVPGTGHEVKVIADEDVDPEYGTGMVMICTFGDRQDVRWWKKHRLELRDVLTRDGRLNEKAGKYAGLSVREAREKILEDMEKEGRLIKQEEVDHNVGVCWRCKTPVEIVPEKQWFVKIEKEKILEAARKVRWVPEHMLSRLESWVESMDWDWVISRQRVFATPIPVWYCRNCGEVVVAKEEWLPVDPTRDKPRESCPNCGGSEFDGEDDVLDTWMDSSITSLAITGWPDDQKEYPTHLRPQGHDIIRTWAFYTILRSIALVGEIPWHEIVINGMVLGEDGRKMSKSLGNVISPEEVIEKYGADALRQWAAIGGIMGTDVIFSWKEVVAASRFQQKFWSILRFGMMHLEGYEPDETHRELLRDADRWILSKLNRLIIEVDRSMEEYNFSNALKAIRSFTWYELADNYIEIVKNRLYSGSDEEKIPAKYTLHRILSALIRLIAPITPFMAEECWQVFSGDGSVHLQRYPEADETLIDEAAEKKGEMIKEIVEAIRRYKHDSGLALNAPMGRIGIFVKESIDTRDIAGAVNAEVEIIEEMPEIQMRIAEVKPKFSIIGPKFRDRAGAVINAVKQMSEAEILKFINEGRVTLSINGEEYELESEWFEFKFEKSISGKNVDVVETSSAVIIIEKR; encoded by the coding sequence ATGGAAATGGAGAAAGAATACAACGCTCATAAGGTCGAGGAGAAATGGGTTGAGCAGTGGAAGGATGAAATGTATTATTTTGACTGGAATTCCAAAAAGCCTCATTTCATCATAGACACACCTCCCCCATACCCCACGGGGACGTTCCACATTGGCAACACCCTCAACTGGTGCTATATTGACTTTATAGCAAGATACAGGAGAATGAAGGGTTACGAGGTCATGTTTCCTCAGGGGTGGGACTGCCACGGACTGCCAACAGAGGTGAAGGTTGAGGAGAAATACGGAATAAAGAAAAACGATGTTCCGAGAGAGAAGTTCAGAGAACTGTGCGTGGAGTTTACAGAGGGCAACATAGAGAAGATGAGAAAAACGATGCGCAGGGTGGGGTTCAGCATTGACTGGAGCAAGGAATACATAACCATGTACCCCGAATACTACAGAAAGACGCAGGTCAGCTTCGTAAGAATGTACAGCAGGGGGCTTATCTACAGGGGAGAGCACCCCGTGATCCACTGTCCGAGGTGTGAAACCACCATAGCTCTTGCCGAAATCGAATACAAGAGCGGTAAGACCAAGCTCAACTACATAAAGTTCGATGAGGATGTGATCATCGCAACAACCCGACCGGAACTCATACCGGCGTGTGTGGCAGTAGCCGTCCATCCCGAAGACGAACGCTACAGGGACGTCGTGGGCAAAACCGTGAGAGTGCCCGGAACGGGGCATGAGGTGAAGGTCATTGCCGACGAGGACGTCGATCCGGAATACGGTACGGGAATGGTGATGATCTGTACCTTTGGAGACAGACAGGACGTTAGATGGTGGAAGAAGCACAGGCTTGAGCTTAGAGACGTTCTGACAAGAGACGGGAGGCTGAATGAAAAAGCCGGGAAATATGCAGGGCTGAGTGTCAGGGAAGCGAGAGAGAAGATCCTCGAAGACATGGAAAAGGAGGGCAGACTGATAAAGCAGGAAGAGGTGGACCATAACGTTGGAGTCTGCTGGAGGTGCAAGACCCCCGTAGAGATTGTGCCCGAGAAACAGTGGTTCGTCAAAATCGAGAAGGAAAAGATACTGGAGGCTGCAAGGAAGGTGAGGTGGGTCCCGGAACACATGCTCTCCAGACTCGAAAGCTGGGTGGAGAGCATGGACTGGGACTGGGTCATAAGCAGGCAGAGAGTTTTCGCAACACCCATTCCCGTATGGTACTGCAGGAACTGTGGAGAGGTTGTTGTTGCGAAGGAGGAGTGGTTGCCTGTAGACCCAACACGGGACAAGCCCAGAGAATCGTGTCCGAATTGCGGTGGAAGCGAGTTCGATGGGGAGGACGATGTACTGGACACCTGGATGGACTCGAGCATAACCTCGCTCGCAATCACCGGGTGGCCGGATGACCAGAAGGAATATCCCACTCATCTGAGGCCCCAGGGCCACGACATAATCAGAACATGGGCATTCTACACCATACTGAGGAGCATTGCACTTGTTGGAGAGATACCCTGGCATGAAATCGTGATAAACGGAATGGTTCTCGGGGAAGATGGCAGGAAAATGAGCAAGAGTCTCGGAAACGTCATTTCTCCTGAAGAGGTTATAGAAAAGTACGGTGCAGATGCGCTGAGACAGTGGGCGGCAATAGGCGGAATCATGGGTACAGACGTCATCTTCAGCTGGAAGGAAGTCGTTGCGGCGTCAAGATTCCAGCAGAAGTTCTGGAGCATTCTGAGATTCGGAATGATGCACCTTGAAGGCTATGAGCCGGACGAAACCCACAGAGAACTGCTGAGAGATGCGGACAGATGGATCCTCTCAAAGCTGAACAGGCTCATTATCGAGGTTGACAGGAGCATGGAGGAGTACAACTTCAGCAACGCCCTGAAGGCAATAAGGAGCTTCACCTGGTACGAGCTTGCAGACAACTACATTGAAATCGTGAAGAACAGGCTGTATTCCGGCAGCGACGAGGAGAAAATCCCCGCCAAATACACGCTCCACAGGATTCTCTCTGCCCTGATAAGATTGATTGCTCCAATAACACCCTTTATGGCGGAGGAATGCTGGCAGGTGTTCTCCGGAGACGGAAGCGTGCATCTTCAGAGGTATCCTGAGGCAGATGAAACCCTGATTGATGAAGCTGCAGAGAAAAAGGGCGAGATGATAAAGGAGATCGTGGAGGCAATAAGGAGGTACAAGCACGACAGTGGGCTTGCCCTGAACGCCCCCATGGGCAGAATCGGCATATTTGTGAAGGAGAGCATAGATACAAGAGATATTGCGGGGGCCGTGAATGCCGAAGTCGAGATCATTGAAGAGATGCCTGAAATCCAGATGAGGATTGCGGAGGTTAAACCGAAATTCAGCATAATCGGTCCAAAGTTCAGAGACAGAGCTGGAGCGGTCATAAATGCAGTAAAACAGATGAGCGAGGCAGAAATCCTAAAGTTTATAAATGAGGGACGAGTTACTTTAAGCATAAACGGCGAGGAATACGAGCTGGAAAGCGAGTGGTTCGAGTTCAAGTTTGAGAAATCGATAAGCGGCAAAAACGTCGATGTTGTCGAAACATCCTCCGCAGTAATAATAATCGAGAAAAGGTGA
- a CDS encoding helix-turn-helix domain-containing protein, translating into MDEEKLRELFSSETTFQNILKCILNLTPSEIEVYLALHEHPNTGVDELAEIIGKDRSGVYRSLHSLMEKGLVEREYRILKHGGYKYLYVPIPIDVLKDRLKAELENWFNKLNEVVEKFSLHQAQS; encoded by the coding sequence ATGGATGAGGAAAAGCTCAGAGAGTTGTTTTCCAGTGAAACAACCTTTCAAAATATTTTAAAATGCATTCTAAACCTGACTCCGTCAGAGATAGAGGTGTACCTCGCCCTCCACGAGCATCCGAACACCGGCGTTGATGAGCTTGCAGAGATAATAGGAAAGGACAGGAGTGGAGTTTACAGAAGCCTCCACTCACTTATGGAAAAGGGCCTCGTTGAGAGAGAATACAGGATACTGAAACACGGGGGATACAAGTATCTCTACGTCCCCATCCCCATCGACGTTCTGAAGGACAGACTGAAAGCCGAGCTTGAAAACTGGTTCAACAAGCTGAATGAGGTTGTGGAGAAGTTCTCGCTCCATCAGGCTCAGAGCTGA